Proteins encoded in a region of the Candidatus Marinimicrobia bacterium CG08_land_8_20_14_0_20_45_22 genome:
- a CDS encoding restriction endonuclease subunit M has product MTKTEITELKNGNNGELGKYLNPANDTKTIFFTLDKLGRLPENFDGKYFIPLCNHPIEKIRLLAVKNIGKLCDEKYLNQLENISISDESTMVRREAISSIGRMRNKNAIPILIKSLKDSDPKIVLQAIRGLLVFNDNDLVVAELKKLINHPNEVIKNVIEKEYFDQSEFEYNVDHCKSPDYLKNVVVNGDVLEVLKIVPNESIHLTFTSPPYYNARDYSIYQSYDEYLEFLRDVFKEVHRITKEGRFFILNTSPIIIPRVSRQHSSKRYPIPFDIHPFLVEMGWEFIDDIVWVKPEFSAKDRNSSFRQHRKPLAYKPTAVTEYLMVYRKKTHKLIDWNIRQYDYKTVQESKVFGEIDQINTWKIDPTFDITHTAVFPIELCLRVLKYYSFKNDLVFDPFGGSGTFSKAAQSLDRFFFTTEISDKYFERIKEIVGKNVLFNKDFPNKYYSFQEFYKINEVNK; this is encoded by the coding sequence GTGACAAAAACTGAAATAACTGAATTAAAAAATGGAAATAATGGTGAACTTGGTAAATATTTAAATCCCGCTAATGATACCAAGACAATATTTTTTACTTTAGATAAATTGGGAAGATTACCAGAAAATTTTGATGGTAAATATTTCATTCCCCTATGTAATCATCCAATTGAAAAGATTAGATTATTGGCAGTTAAAAATATAGGTAAACTGTGTGATGAAAAATATTTAAATCAATTAGAGAATATTTCAATTTCCGATGAAAGTACAATGGTTAGACGGGAAGCTATTTCTTCAATTGGTAGAATGCGAAATAAAAATGCAATCCCTATCCTTATTAAAAGTTTAAAAGATTCTGACCCTAAAATTGTATTACAAGCTATTAGAGGCTTGCTAGTTTTTAATGATAACGACTTAGTTGTTGCTGAATTAAAAAAATTAATTAATCATCCCAACGAAGTAATTAAAAACGTAATCGAGAAAGAATATTTTGACCAATCTGAATTTGAATACAACGTTGATCACTGTAAATCTCCAGATTATCTTAAAAATGTTGTTGTTAACGGTGATGTTCTCGAGGTTTTGAAAATCGTTCCAAATGAATCTATCCATCTTACTTTCACATCACCACCTTATTATAATGCAAGGGATTATTCAATTTATCAAAGCTATGATGAATATTTAGAATTTTTGAGAGATGTTTTTAAAGAAGTTCATCGAATAACGAAAGAGGGAAGATTTTTCATATTAAATACTTCCCCAATAATTATTCCACGAGTCAGTCGCCAACATTCGAGCAAAAGATATCCAATTCCATTCGACATACACCCCTTTTTAGTTGAAATGGGTTGGGAATTTATTGATGATATTGTTTGGGTAAAACCAGAATTCAGCGCAAAAGATCGCAATTCTAGTTTTCGTCAGCACAGAAAACCTTTAGCATACAAACCTACGGCTGTAACAGAATATCTAATGGTATACCGTAAAAAGACACACAAATTAATTGATTGGAATATTCGACAATATGACTACAAAACGGTTCAAGAAAGCAAGGTCTTCGGTGAAATTGACCAAATAAACACTTGGAAAATAGATCCAACATTTGATATAACACATACGGCAGTTTTTCCAATTGAATTATGCCTTCGGGTTTTAAAATATTATTCTTTTAAAAACGATTTAGTCTTTGACCCATTTGGTGGTAGTGGAACTTTTAGCAAAGCTGCACAATCCCTCGACCGATTCTTTTTCACAACCGAAATATCAGATAAATATTTCGAACGAATAAAAGAAATTGTTGGTAAAAATGTTTTGTTTAATAAAGACTTTCCAAATAAATATTATTCATTCCAAGAATTCTATAAAATTAATGAGGTTAACAAATGA
- a CDS encoding CfrBI family restriction endonuclease, which yields MTLTEQVAKNIIIKLLKGEDYRIEIVTLINAQFLQYSIDFFKKIVDAKLKNEKITKDWYKKEFLSSDLTTEEIAINSGLNKKTISNMYNSATREIVIEASNTHYEQLYNAISALVDDESDFSLTLTIKMKTVSVDLNINESLIVINTLAVKRAALRGVLWSTAGKRVEKPLMQTLCKLYGVTDSNYAVKLKGKSDTYESTFEREIDFYLVEGTNNHKCEVKLMGKGNPESADAVIARDSKVFVADKLSDTNKNQLDSLNVNWVELRNANGYKKFSEVLTKLRIPFSLNGDYDDAKLGQIFKEIF from the coding sequence ATGACGCTTACCGAACAAGTTGCAAAAAATATTATCATCAAATTGTTAAAAGGTGAAGATTATCGGATTGAGATCGTTACACTTATCAATGCTCAATTTCTGCAATATTCAATCGATTTTTTCAAAAAGATTGTTGATGCAAAGTTAAAGAATGAAAAGATTACAAAAGACTGGTATAAAAAAGAATTTCTTTCAAGTGACTTAACCACCGAAGAAATTGCTATCAATTCCGGATTAAACAAGAAAACAATTTCTAATATGTATAACTCAGCAACAAGAGAGATTGTAATTGAAGCATCTAATACACATTATGAACAACTTTATAATGCTATTAGTGCTCTTGTTGATGACGAAAGTGATTTTAGTTTGACCCTTACTATAAAAATGAAAACTGTTAGTGTAGATTTGAATATCAATGAAAGTCTAATTGTCATTAACACATTAGCGGTAAAACGAGCTGCATTGAGAGGTGTATTGTGGAGCACTGCTGGTAAACGTGTTGAAAAACCATTAATGCAAACTCTTTGCAAGTTATACGGAGTTACAGATTCAAATTATGCTGTAAAATTAAAAGGGAAAAGCGATACTTATGAATCAACCTTTGAAAGAGAAATCGATTTTTATTTGGTGGAAGGAACAAATAATCATAAATGTGAAGTCAAGTTAATGGGCAAGGGTAATCCAGAAAGTGCTGATGCAGTTATTGCCAGAGATAGCAAAGTATTTGTTGCCGACAAACTTTCCGATACGAACAAAAATCAACTTGATAGTTTGAATGTGAATTGGGTTGAATTAAGGAATGCAAATGGTTATAAAAAATTCAGTGAAGTTCTTACGAAACTTAGAATACCATTTTCTTTAAATGGTGATTATGACGATGCAAAATTAGGACAAATATTTAAAGAAATATTTTAA